In Fusobacterium simiae, the genomic window AATTTTAATAGTGAAGTCCCATTAACTTTTACTCCTGCTTCATTTTCTACACTTATTTGTGAAGAGAATGTTTTTGCTAGACTTACAAACTCATTTCCAGGTCTTGTGTGTAAACCAGTTTCATTTACTATTTCTACAGTCTTACTTTTCATATCATCAATCCTTTCATATCTATATATAATTTTTAATTAATATCTATACTATAAGAGTACAGTTTTTTTTCTGTTTTGTCAATCAAATTTATGATTAAAAACTTATCTTTAACTACGAAAAAATAAATCAGGAAAATTTATTTAATTTTTATTTGCAATTA contains:
- a CDS encoding HPr family phosphocarrier protein, giving the protein MKSKTVEIVNETGLHTRPGNEFVSLAKTFSSQISVENEAGVKVNGTSLLKLLSLGIKKGSKITVYADGEDENEAVDKLSSLLENLKD